The DNA window TGCCCGAAACATAGCGGTGGTAGAGTTCGTAAAACCCGTAGGCCACGGCCATGATCACCGCCGTGACGGTCAGGGCATCCAGAAAGGCCGAGAGGAAAGCCCCGGCCATACAGAACATCAAGGAGATCAGCTTTTTGGAGCGGACCCGGACCAGAATGCGGGTGAAGGTGAACTGCAGGAAGTCCTTCATGAAGTATATGCCGGCCACCATGAAGATCAGCAGCAGGATGACCTCGAAATTCTTGAGAGCCTCATGGTACACGGTCTCCGGGGAAGTCATGCCCATGATCACGGCTTCGATTGCCAGCAGGCCGCCCGCGGGCAGCGGGTAGCATTTAAGGGCCATGGCCAGAGTGAAGATGAATTCGGCGATGAGCGCCCAGCCGGCAACAAATGTCCCGGCCGTGAGCATCAGGATGGGGTTGAGGACAAGAAAGCCGACAAGGGTCAGTTTGTACCAGCCCGGCGCATTTCCCAAAAATGTCTGGGCAAAGATTTTTGAAAGCGGTGATTTCATTTTCTTATTCTCCTTGAACGTAAAAAAACGCCTCGTGGCGTCTGTCTGCGGGCTGCCGTACAGCCGTGCCGAGGCGTCTGGTTTTTATGAGTTTTTCAATTTCGTTTCAGGTGGATATTTGGTCTGCTATCGTTAAAGCGGGCGCCGGGCATGTGCCCGGCGCCCGCATGAATTAATACAGCATCATCAGCGCAGCGATCATGACGACCATGTACAGGATGGTCATGCCCACGCCGCTGCGGACGTAGTCAACGGTACGGTATCCCCCCGGGCGCATGATCAGGGCGTTGACCTGATGGGTGGGCAGTACAAAGGTGTTTGATGCGGCCACGGCCACGGTCAGGGCTGCAACGCGCGGGTCCACCCCCGCGTTGAGGGCCATGTTCATGGATAGCGGTACCAGCAGCACCGTGGCTCCCACGTTGGAAGCCACCAGCGTGAAGAATGATGTCAGGATGCCGATGACCGTGAGCAGTACCACGGCGGAAGGCGTGCCCAGAGCGGCCATGATGGTGTCCGCAATGAACTTGGCTGCCCCGGTGTTCTCGAAGGCCATGCCCAGCGGGATCAGCCCGCCGAGCAGGAATACGGTCATCCAGTCAACTGATTGGTAGGCTTCGTCAATGGTCAGGACTTTGGTCAGGACCATGCCGAGCGCTCCGGTCAGCAGGGCGATGGAAAGCTGCACATGGAAGCCGAGAATCATGGTCAGGGAAACGGCCAGCCACATGAGCGCGAGCTTGGCTTTTTCGGTGCGCAGCAGTTCGCCTTTGACCGTTTCGGTAAAGACCAGGTCGGGCAGGCCCTTGAGCATGTGGAACATTTCCCAGCGACCATGCAGGAGCAGGGCGTCGCCCGATTCGATGATGATGTCGTTCAGCCCGCTGACGAAAATCTTGTCGCCCCGGAAAATGGCCAGAGCGGACACCTGGAATCGTTGACGTATACGCAGTTCGGAAAGGGATTTGCCGCTGAACTCGGAGCGGGGCGTGACAAGCCCCTCCATGATGCCTGCGTTGTTCGGGGAAAGCTCTTCGGCGAATGTGGTCAGCTCGTCCTGAAGGACCCAGCCCATGTCTTCGGCCATGTGCGCCGCGAATTCCTGCGGTCCCACCACCACGATGTGGTCACCCGGCTGAATTGTTTCCTCCGGGGTGGGCGCGAAGATATGCGTTTTGCCGTGGTTGCGGGCAATGGCCACCAGCGTGCAGAAGTAGACGGGCCTGAGGTCAAGGGATTTGAGAGGCGAGTCGTTTTCCCAGCTTTCCGGAATAGCCAGCTCGAAAAGGGACCCCACGTTGTTGTATGTGCCGGTGAGCACGGATGACATGGGGCCGGATTTTTCGTCTTCGGAACGCGAAGGCAGGATGAACCGGCCGAACAGGATGAAATAGACCAGTGCGGCCGCAATGAGCAGCAGGCCGATGGGGGTGACGCTGAACATGCCGAAGGCCGCGTATTTTTTGCCGCCCACGACCATGAGGTCGTTGAGCAGGATCAGCGGACTGGAACCGACCAGTGTCAGGCAGCCGCCGATGATGGCGCAGAAACCCATGGGCATGAGCAGACGCCCCACGGGGACGCCGGTCTGGTTGCCTATGCGTTTGGCCGCGGGCAGGAAAAGTGCTGCCGCGCCGATGTTTTGCATGAAGCCTGATATGATGGCCACCGTACCTGCAATAAGGGTCATGATTCTGGATTCGCTTTTGCCGGCGAATCGCAGAATCACCCGGGCCATGGAATTCATGACGCCGGTTTTGTCCAGTCCGGCGCCGATGATGATCACCGCGATGATGGAGACCACGGCGTTACTGCTCAGACCGCTGATGGCCTGTTGCGGCGTGACGAGTCCGAGCAGGGGGAGCAGCACCATCATGATGATGCCGACCACGTCCACCCGAACCCATTCGAAGATGAAGAGAAGGACAGCGAAAACGAGTACGGCCAGAACAGTAATGATTTCTGGGGTCATGGGGAATCCTCGGGAATCGTATGGTGTTGCCGCTACAGGCCGGTTTTATTTGGCCTGCAGCGTCGCACGGGTGTATACGGGAATGGTTCTCCTGCTCTGGCACACGGCAATGGAGTCGTCCATAACGTAGCGGAATTGGTCCTGCTCATGCATTGCGGCTACGACGGCTTCCTCGTCACCCTGTCGCACCTCATGACTGAAGTTGAGGCCCGCATCAACAGCCTTGCAGGAGAAATACTCTATGTTTTTTCGCGCCTCGTCGGAGAACTCGTTGAAATCCTGACCGGATTCATCAACGTTCACTGCAACCAGTGAGCTTCTGGTCTTGGCAGCCATGCTTACGGCGTAGTCGGCAATATCGCGGGAAAAAGCCTGACCCCGGCAGATGACGAGGATTTTGCACTCCGGACGATCACAACGGACAGCTTCGGTGGCCAGGGGGGTGTCGGTGACTGTTTTCTTGCGGCTTGCGGTAAACCGTTTGAAAAATGTTTTCATCGAGGATTCTCCTGAATGTTCCATAAGGTACGTTTCACGGCCGACAACCCACGCCCCGATGTGGCACGTGTTGCAGTGTCTTTCGGACATTATGTCGTAGTGTTTATCAACCGCTTTTTTCATTCCACTGAAGAGGGCCATAGTTTACTCCTAGCGCTAAATGTTGGAGATTTTTTCGCCTCTTTTCACCCTGTACCAATCAAAACACATGCCAACAAAGCGTATGTCGCCAACCATCTGAAAAGATATGGTAAAACGATGTTTCGACGAAATGCGGCCGGGCGGTATGTTGCGATATGTAACGCCGCGTGTCGGCAAACACGGCAGTCCGCGTGGATAGGGGGCATATGGTTGCAGATTGTTGCGATGCAGAATGCAACGCTTTCATGTCTGAAATGTACGTTGAATGAGGGGCGGCAATGGCGTGGCGCGGGCAAATGGGGACCGAGTTTTTTTTTGTGCACGGAGTCACAAGGTGATTATGTTTTATTTTCAGCATGTTGTGAGCGTGCATGCGCAGTACCGTTTGTTGCGTACGTGGGGACGAATGAGCTCCCAGATATTTGGGTGAAACATTGTTGCGAATTGCAACCTTAACAAGTCCCAGTCCCGGTGATACATAATGATAATAAGGAGGTGCGGGGTGCAAAGGCCGGTTCGGTCCGCATTACCCGCCCGCCGTATTCTTGCAGGAGGAGACGGACATGGGTTGGTTCGGCAGAGAGAAATCCCCGGCCCCGGCCGCGAAGGAACCCCGGCAGGACGATGCCCGGAAGGAGTTGTCTGGACCTTCCAGACAGCAGGATGCCCTGCGCGAGAGGATTGAGGCGTCCGGGCTGCCTCCCGAGGTGTATGAGGCGGCCATCAGTGAATGCGACCGCATGGACGGCGTGGAGCCTTCCTCGCCCGAATACGCCATCAGTCTCAATTTTCTGGAAACCATACTTTCCCTGCCGTGGAATGAAACCACCAAGGATGATCTGGACATCAACCGGGCCGGCGAGGTTCTCGACGCCCGCCACTACGGCCTTCGCCGGGTCAAGGATCGCATCCTCGAGTTTCTGGCGGTCAAGAGCCTGTGCGCCCGGGACAAGCCGCGCATTCTGGTGGTGGATGACGAACGTATTGCCCGTGAGAACCTGACCATCGTTTTCGAAGACGACGGCTATGAGGTGGAAGCTGTTGCCAACGGTGTGGAGGCCGTGGCCGCAATGGAGCGGAAGCCGGCGCATGTGGTGGTCTCCGACCTGAAGATGGACGGCATGGACGGCATGGAGCTTTTGCAGGTGCTGCGCAAGCGCTGGCCGGACACCAAGGTGGTCATGATTACGGGGTATGCCACGGTCAAAACCGCCGTAGATGCCTTGCAACAGGGCGCGGACCAGTATCTGGGCAAGCCCGTGAACCTGACCAAGCTGCGGCGGCTCGTCACCGAACTGCACGCCCAGAGTGTCCGGGCCCGGCATCTGCACGGTTTCGTGCTGTGCTTCAACGGTCCTCCGGGCATGGGAAAAACGTCCATCGGCAAGGCCATTGCAGAGGCCATGGGCCGCAAGTTCATCCGCCTCTCCCTGGCCGGTCTGCGGGATGAGGCCGAGCTTCGCGGGCATCGGCGAACCTATGTGGGGGCCATGCCGGGCCGAATCCTCCAAGGCATCAGCAAGGCCGGTTCACGCAACCCCGTCATCATGCTGGACGAGGTGGACAAGGCCGTGCAGGATTTCAAGGGCGATGCCGTGTCCGTGTTGCTGGAAATGCTCGATTCCGAGCAGAACAGCGGGTTCGTGGATCATTACCTCGGGCTGCCGTTCGATCTTTCCAATGTGCTGTTCATATGCACGGCCAACGCGGTGGAACGCCTGCCAGCCCCTCTTTTGGACCGCCTCGAGGTCATTGATTTTCCCAGCTACACCTTGAACGAAAAGGTGCGGATCGCCACGGATTTCGTCATCCCCGATCAACTGCGGCGGCATGGTCTGGACGAGCAGCTGGTGAGCGTTTCCGAGGACGCGGCCAGAATTGTGATAACAGGCTATACCCGCGAGGCCGGGCTTCGCGGAATGCGCATGCAGCTTGCCTCCCTGTGCCGCAAGCTTGCCCGCCGGGTACTCGCGGACGGCAGTCAGGCTGTGGAAGTGGACGAGGCCATGGTCCGGGAACTGCTTGGGGCACCGCCCATGATTGCGGCTTCCGCCCGGTCCCGGCCACGGGTGGGATTGTCCACGAGTCTGGTCTGGACCGAGAATGGCGGCGAGATCATTTTTGTGGAGACCGCACGAATGCAGGGCAACAAACAGCTTATCCTGACGGGATCGCTGGGCGAGATCCTGCGCGAGTCGGCACAGACGTCGCTCAGCTACTGCCGCAGCCATGCCGGAGAGTACGGCATCGACCCGGACGTGTTTGCCGCTTCGGACATCCACATCCATATTCCGGCCGGTGCGGTTTCCAAGGAAGGACCGTCTGCAGGTGTGTCCATCACATTGGCATTGCTTTCCCTGCTCACGGGCAGGCCCATCCGGCAGGACGTGGCCTCGACAGGCGAACTTTCCCTGTTGGGCGAGGTGTTGCCGGTGGGTGGTATCCGGGAAAAGCTGATGGCCGCGCAGGCTGCCGGCGTCGGTATCGTTATCCTGCCGCAGGGGTGCGCCCGGCGGGTCGACGACATTGAAGAGGACGTGGTGCGGGATCTGGATATCCGTTTTGTTTCAACCATGGAGGAGGCGGCCGGAATAGCCCTGTGCGACTCGCCTACTCCAGATGATAACGCTTGATTTTACGCCACAGCGAGACCCGGTCTATGCCGAGGATGCGCGCGGCCTGCGTCTTGTTGCCGGCCGAAGCGGCCAGCACCTTGCGGATGTGGCTTTTTTCCAGATCCTCCAACGTGGGCAGCGGCGCCTCGGTCCCGGCATCGCAGATTTCGGCGGGCAGCAGGTCCGGAGTGAAGGACGTTCCCTGTCCGAGGGCCAATGCGCGCTGGACAATGTTTTCCAGCTCGCGCACGTTGCCCGGAAATGCGTAGCGCATGAGCACGTTGAGCGTGTCCTGTGAGATGGACGATATGGTCTGCCCCGGCTGGCGGTGCTTCTCCAGAAAATGTCCGATGAGGATGGGGATGTCCTCGCGATGCTCACGAAGCGGCGGGGCCTGAAGCGTGACCACGTTCAGCCGGTAATAGAGATCCTGACGAAATTCCCCCCGGTCCACCATTTCCTGCAGGTCGCAGTTGGTGGCGGCCAGTACCCGAATGTCCACCGGAATTTCCTTGGTGCCGCCGACACGCAGGAAGTTGCGCTCCTGAAGAACCCGCAGCAGCTTGACTTGCATGTTCAACGGCAGTTCGCCGATTTCGTCGAAAAAGACCGTGCCGCCGTCGGCCACTTCCAGAATGCCTTTCTGGCCCCGGTTTGCTCCGGTGAAGGCTTCCTTTTCGTGGCCGAACAGTTCCTTGTCCATGAGTTCGGCCGTGAAGGTGCCGCAGTTGATGGCCATGAACCGTTCTTCGGAGCGCCGGCTGAGTTGATGGATGCCCTGCGCCACCAGTTCCTTGCCCGTGCCGGTCTCGCCCTGGATGAGCACGTTGCAGTCCATCTGGGCCAGTTGCCGCACGGTTTTTTTCAGCTTGACGAACACGTCGCTTTCACCCACCAGCGGGAAATCGCTCTTGCCTTGGGCGACGAGTTCCCTGAGGCGCTGGACCTCAGCGGACAGGGCGTGCTGCTCCAGCGCCCGCTCCACCTGAAGACGCAGTTCGTCCAGCTTGACAGGCTTGGCAACGTATGAGTGAGCCCCTTTTTGCATGGCCGTGACCGCGTTGGACACAGTGGCATGGCCCGTGACCATGATGACGAAGGTTTGCGGGTGGTGGGAGCGGATGCGGTCCAAAAGCTGAAGGCCGTCAATGCCCGGGAGCATCAGGTCCGTGATGACCAGGTCGTAGTCGTTTTTTTCCAGTTCGCGGAGGCCTTCTTCGGCCGAAGCCAGCGCGGTCGTTTTGTGGCCCGAGGACGTCAGGGCGAACGTCAGGTTTTCGCGGGCGATGCGCTCGTCCTCGATGACAAGGATGGATCCGGCGCTCATGCGGTTTTCTCCGGGTTGAGGGGGAGTCGGATGAAGAATTTGGTGCCTTGTCCGGGGGCACTCTCGACCCGTATGGAACCGTTGTGTTCCTCGATGATGCCGTAGACCACGTAGAGGCCCAGGCCCGTGCCCTGCCCCACTTCCTTGGTAGAGAAGAAGGGATCGAAAATGCGTTGCAGGATTTCGGGCGGAATGCCCGGGCCGGAGTCCGCAATGGTGATGATTTTGTGGTCCGCGTCCCGATACGATTCGATCTCGATGGTTCCTTCCTCGTCACCAATGGCCTGGGTGGCGTTGATGATCAGGTTGATCAGCGCTTCGTTGAACCGTTGTCTGTCCAGATACAGGGTGACCTCGTCCGCCACCCGCACATTGACCGTTATCCGGGGGCCGATCTGGCTGGAGACCAGTTGCAGCGCGGAAGTGATGACCTTCTTGATGTTGCACGGCCGGGGAGAGAAATCCTTGTGCCGGGAGAATTCGAGTAGCCCCTTGACGATGTCGCGAGCCCGCACGGTTTCCTGGGCGATGTTGTCCATCATCTTGTCGGCAAACGGATTTTGCCCCGCGGTTTGTTCGGACAAGAGCTGTGCCGAGGTGGAAATGTTGTTGAGCGGATTGTTCAGCTGGTGGGCGATGCCGGATGCGAGCGTGCCGATGGAGGAGAGCTTCTGGGCCTGCACGAGCTGGGTTTGTCGTTTGTTCAGTTCCTCGACCATGGAGTTCAACGCCACGAACACCTGTTGGATCTCGTCTTCCGCGTTTTTGACCGCCAAGGGCTCAAAGGTGCCCTGGGCGATGCTGCGCGTGGCCTCGTGCACCCGGCGCAGGGGCCCGAGGATGGATTTGGAGACAAAGATGACCAGCGCCAGCACAACAATGGCCACCACGCCCATGGCGATGACCAGCGTAGTGCGCAGTTTGTGGTTTATGGTCAGGACGCTCTGACGTTCGAATTCGGCGATGGCGATGGAGTGCTCCACCATGCTTTGCCCGGCCTCGCGGAGGGCCTGTGCTTTGGGGGCGTTTTCCATGACGGCCGAGGGGCTGGCATCGAGCTCGCCGAGCAACACGTTGTAGCGTGCCAGTCCCTGCTTGAGGGCCCGGCCGTGCTCGCGGCCGGGGGGCGTGTCGATCTCTTCGGAAAGAGTCTGCAGCAGGGTGGCGGCCTTCTGGATGTTGTGCCGGTTCAGACTCAGCACTCCCTTGTCGTGATACAGGAAAAAGTTTTTTTCCTCGCGTCGGATTTCAAGGATCAGGTTGCGCAGGTCGTCTGCCCGCTCCACCAGAGTCACTTCCTGCTCCAGCTGGTTGATGTTGGAAAGGGACAACAGGGCGATCCCGCCGAAGGCAAGGGTGAAGATGGCTATGCCGATGATGATGGTGTGTCTGAGATTGGGTCTGAACATAGGTGTCCTCGTCGCATATCCTCGGAGACCTTGACACTAAGCCCCGCCGTGGGAAATGGCAAGGCTACCGGAAAGTTCGGAAAACCGGCGGCCGGATCGGGGGGGGGGTTATTCGGATCTCAGTGCGTCAATAGGGCTGAGGCGTGCCGCCTGACGGGCCGGATAGAAACCGAAAAAGATGCCGACCAGACAGGAGACGACGACACCTATGGCAATGGCGTCCATGGAGACGAAGAAATCCCAGTGGTTGAATGCCGCCAGCCCGTAGGCCACCCCCACGCCTGCAAAGGAGCCGATGACTCCCCCCGCGACGCAGAGCAGCAGTGATTCCATGAGGAATTGTTGTTGAATGTCCTTTTGCATGGCCCCGAGTGCCCGGCGGATGCCGATTTCCTTTGTCCGTTCGGTTACGGAGACAAGCATCACGTTCATGACGCCCACACCGCCCACGATGAGTGAAATGGAGCCGATGGCACCCAGCAGCAGGGTAAAGAGCCGCATCTGGGCCTGTTGCTGATCGATCAGTTGTTCAGCGCTGCGGACATTCACGTCAAGGTGTCGCGAGGCTCGTGCGAAATATCCCTTGATCTGGTTGGCTGCGGTCTGCCATGCGGCATCTTCTCTGAATTTTGCCAGCATGGCTTGTACGCCGGGATTGCTCATCATTCGAAACGACATGGAGATCGGAATCAGGATACCCGAATCCAGTCCGTCAGGCCGCATGCCGCTCATGGGCTCGTGTCGAATGACGCCGCAGATTGTCAGAATGCGATTATCTACCAGGATCTGCGCTCCAAGCACCTTTTGCATGCCTCCCTCGATCAGGCGCTTTTCCACTTTGTCCGTGATGACGCAAAAGGGCATGAGCAGGTCGAGGTCGGAAAGGAACCTTCCTTTGAGCACCTTGAGTTTGTTTATGTCGCCGAAGGATTGGGTCACGCCGAGCATGGTGAGGTTGAAGCTTTTGCCCTTGTTGGTCACTTCGACGAATGATCGCGTATAGGGGGCCACCTGAGTGATGGCCGGGCAATATTTCGGGGCGCGCAACGCCGCGGCGAACGGAATATGTCTGGGCGTGCCCGAGTCCTGATTCGGTTCGACAGCAAGGAGGTCGGTTCCCATGTCCGTGAAGGCTTTCATCACTTGATTCTTGACCATCTCCCCCGCGGACACCATGGCAATGACCGATCCTATGCCGATGACAATGCCGAGCAGGGCAAGCAGGGTGCGTTGCTTGGCGTCCCACAGGCTCCCGAGAGCCTCGCTGAAATTTTCGCCCCAGATCATGACTCTTCCTCCACGAGTGCCCCGTCGCTCATGTGAACAATGCGTGCACACTGTCGGGCCAGGTCCGGATCATGGGTGATGATGATGGTGGTAATGTGTTTTTCCCGGTTGAGTTCGGAAAAAAGGGACATGATGGCGTCGGAAGTCGTGGAATCGAGGGCTCCGGTCGGTTCGTCAGCCAGAATCAGGGCCGGTTCGCCAACCAGGGCGCGAGCAATGGCCACGCGCTGCTGCTGGCCGCCCGACAGCTCCGATGGCCTGTGGTTCATGCGATCGGCCATTCCAACCCGGTCAAGCATCTCGCTGGCTTTTTCGATGCGCATGGATTTGCCGACACCCCGGTACAGGAGCGGCAGGCAGACATTATCTCGGGCAGAGAGTCTGGGAAGCAGGTTGAATTGCTGGAAGCAGAATCCGATGCGTTGGTTGCGGATGCGTGAGAGGGCCCCGTCATCGAGATTCGAACTCTCCCTTTCTTCGAAAAAGTATTGGCCGGACGAGGGCGTATCCAGAAAGCCCAGTATGTTCATGAGGGTGCTTTTGCCGCAGCCGGAAGCCCCGACAACGGACAGCAGTTCACCCTTTTCGACGCGCAGCGTGATTCCGCGCAGGACTTCCAAGGGCACTGATCCCAGCATGTAGGATTTGTGGATATCTCGGAGTTCAATCATTGCGTTCTATTGTATGACAATCTTGTCGCCCACCGAGAGGCCCCTGAGAATCTCCACGTCCTGCAGGGTGGTGATGCCGGTCTTCACCCTGACGGGTTTCGGCTTGCCGGTGGAAGGGTCGATGCGTTGAACGGTCTTGGCCTTCGGGTCCACCGCACTGATGGGAACGAGAATCGCCTTGGGATTTTCATAGACCACGATCTGCAATTCGGCGGACATGCCGATGCGCACGGTGCTGGCTACATTTGCCGGGATGTCGTTGATGGTGACATCCACCCGGTAGAACGGATGAGCGGAATCGGACTCCTTGACTGTCTGGGAGGCTATGTCGCGAATGACTCCGGCCAGGACCACGCCGGGAAATGCCTCGCCGGTAACGTGCACTTTCTGGCCCACGCGCAGTTCGACCACGTCCACCTCGTCCGCCTTGGCCCTGACTTCCATGGATTCAAGGTCCGCTATGGCGAGCATGGGCAGGCCCGCAGTGACGCTGGCGCCTTCCGATAATACCATGGTTTTTTCATTGTCGGAGAACTGTGGTTTCATGGCGACACCGCGAACCGGTGCGATCACCGTGGCCAGGGCTGCTTTCGCCTTGTAGCTTTCGAAAACCGCCTTGGCATTCTCCAGTTTGATCTCGGCCATGCGTACGTTGTCCTGCCCGCCTTTCTTGAGCTCTGCCCTGTATTTGTCTTCAGATGAGGCCAGCGTGTCCTTGGCGGAGCGGTAGTCCTCTTTTGCCTGCTCCATGTCGTCGCGGGAGATGATGCCGTTGCTGAACAGGGCTTCGGCTTCCTTGAGTTTGCGTTTCTTGGCGTCTGCGCTGTTGCGGGCGCTGATGAGTTCGCGTTGGGCGTCGCGGCTCTCGGGAGACTTCGACCAGTGCGCCTTGTCGTTGAAATCCTGTTTGGCCTTGATAAAGTCGCTCTCTGCGTTGCGCAGTTTGATCATCAGGTCGGAATTGTCGAGGACCATGAGCTTCTGACCCCGCCGGACCTCCTCGCCGTATGTGAAGGCCATTGTCTTTACCGGGCCGCTGAATGGGGCCGGGATGTTGACGGTCTTGAGCGGTTCCAGTGAACCGGTCAGGGATACTTCCCGGCTGATGGGCTGGGTGGTTACTGTCACTGTTCGCATGGTCTTGCCGGCGGGCAGGTGGTGAAATTCCCCGGCAAACCAGTCAGCCGTAAACATGTGGTAAAAGACCCACGAAAACATGACCAAAAGGATCAGAAGTGCGCTTTTCTGAATTGTTTGGAGCCGGGAAAACCGCTCCTTGGCTCGACGCACCGTCTGTTCCATGGTTTTCAGTTCAGAGAGCGCCGGGTCGCGTTTGTCATCGGTCACTGTGCACCTCGGTGATGGATTTTTTGGCCCCTTGCCGTTGGGTCTTGAAATCTATTTTCCAGGTGTCGAGAGTCGTTCCGAGAAACTTGTCAAAATCGTTGAGCGCGTCGAGGTAGGACACCTTTGTTTCAAGCTCGTTGTACTTGGCAGTGAACAGGTCACTCTGGAAAGTGACGATCTGAAATGTGGAGGAGCGGCCTGCCTTTGCCTTGATCTGTTCCACCTCGAGTTTCTTTTGGGCCAATTCGCGGGCTTTGATTGCCAGCTTGACCGAACGGGCCTTTATTTTCAGATCGCGGATGTAGTTCTCCACATCACTGGCGAGATCGTCTTCCATCTTCTTGAGCTCGATGAGCGCAATGCGGACCTGGGCCTTGGCGCTCAGTTCGTCGCTGGTCAGTTGGCGGCGTTCCGTACCGAATAGCGGCATATTCATCTCTAATTGCACGGCCCAATCGTCTTGCCGGGTTTTGGGCTGATTGGTCGTGGACGTCCGGGCATCCTCGTATTCGGCTGTGAGGTCCAGCCGGGGTAAGGTATCGCGGCTTTTGCGTATCAGTTCATATTCCTTGTATTCAAGGTCAAGGTGCTTGAGCAGATATTCGGGCCTGTTCTGCCTGGCCAGGGCAAGGCTCTTTGCCTCGTCAAAAGCCATGTCTTCGATGTCTATCTTTTCCGATGGGATGATTTTGGTGTCCTTGTCGAGGCTGAGGTGCTTGGCAAGGCTGAGTTGGGATTTGATGTATGCGTTGCGCGCCCGCTCCAACGACAACTCCCGGTCCGCGAGGTCTGATTCGTACTGGATCAAGTCCATGGCGGCCATGCGTCCGTATTGGACTTCGACACGGGCGTTGTCGAGGCTTTTCTGGGATATCTCCATTGACTCCTTGCTGATCTCCATGGCGTGCATGGCTGTGAGAAGCTCCCGGTAGTATTCAATGCCCTGCGCCACCTCGTCCATAAGCGTGTTCTTGAGGTTGACGATGTTCACCTTTTCGTTGACCTCGGCCTGACGGACAAAGCTCAGGTCGTAGTCTATTCCAGCACCCTGCAGAAGGGGTTGGGTCAGTTTGACCTTCCATGAACCGGTCCTGACGACCTCGTTTTCCGTAAGAGAACCGCTCTCGGTATCGTGTTCAAGGCTCTTGGAAAAAATGAAATCGATAGCGCCGCCAGTGGGAATTCGTTGGGAAATGGTGGCCGAGGCAGCGAATTTTTCATCGCGGCGGGATTGGATGTTGGTGATGTCTTCGGCCTTGCGGGCAGTTCCGTCTATGGAAACACGCGGGATATAGCGAAAAGTGGTGTCCGTGATCAGGTCATACTTTTCCAGGACCCGATTCAGGTATGCGATTTCCACGTTGGTGTTGTTGCGAATGGTGAGGGCCACGCATTCGCCAAGCGACATG is part of the Pseudodesulfovibrio senegalensis genome and encodes:
- a CDS encoding SLC13 family permease, which translates into the protein MTPEIITVLAVLVFAVLLFIFEWVRVDVVGIIMMVLLPLLGLVTPQQAISGLSSNAVVSIIAVIIIGAGLDKTGVMNSMARVILRFAGKSESRIMTLIAGTVAIISGFMQNIGAAALFLPAAKRIGNQTGVPVGRLLMPMGFCAIIGGCLTLVGSSPLILLNDLMVVGGKKYAAFGMFSVTPIGLLLIAAALVYFILFGRFILPSRSEDEKSGPMSSVLTGTYNNVGSLFELAIPESWENDSPLKSLDLRPVYFCTLVAIARNHGKTHIFAPTPEETIQPGDHIVVVGPQEFAAHMAEDMGWVLQDELTTFAEELSPNNAGIMEGLVTPRSEFSGKSLSELRIRQRFQVSALAIFRGDKIFVSGLNDIIIESGDALLLHGRWEMFHMLKGLPDLVFTETVKGELLRTEKAKLALMWLAVSLTMILGFHVQLSIALLTGALGMVLTKVLTIDEAYQSVDWMTVFLLGGLIPLGMAFENTGAAKFIADTIMAALGTPSAVVLLTVIGILTSFFTLVASNVGATVLLVPLSMNMALNAGVDPRVAALTVAVAASNTFVLPTHQVNALIMRPGGYRTVDYVRSGVGMTILYMVVMIAALMMLY
- a CDS encoding universal stress protein, with amino-acid sequence MKTFFKRFTASRKKTVTDTPLATEAVRCDRPECKILVICRGQAFSRDIADYAVSMAAKTRSSLVAVNVDESGQDFNEFSDEARKNIEYFSCKAVDAGLNFSHEVRQGDEEAVVAAMHEQDQFRYVMDDSIAVCQSRRTIPVYTRATLQAK
- a CDS encoding S16 family serine protease; protein product: MGWFGREKSPAPAAKEPRQDDARKELSGPSRQQDALRERIEASGLPPEVYEAAISECDRMDGVEPSSPEYAISLNFLETILSLPWNETTKDDLDINRAGEVLDARHYGLRRVKDRILEFLAVKSLCARDKPRILVVDDERIARENLTIVFEDDGYEVEAVANGVEAVAAMERKPAHVVVSDLKMDGMDGMELLQVLRKRWPDTKVVMITGYATVKTAVDALQQGADQYLGKPVNLTKLRRLVTELHAQSVRARHLHGFVLCFNGPPGMGKTSIGKAIAEAMGRKFIRLSLAGLRDEAELRGHRRTYVGAMPGRILQGISKAGSRNPVIMLDEVDKAVQDFKGDAVSVLLEMLDSEQNSGFVDHYLGLPFDLSNVLFICTANAVERLPAPLLDRLEVIDFPSYTLNEKVRIATDFVIPDQLRRHGLDEQLVSVSEDAARIVITGYTREAGLRGMRMQLASLCRKLARRVLADGSQAVEVDEAMVRELLGAPPMIAASARSRPRVGLSTSLVWTENGGEIIFVETARMQGNKQLILTGSLGEILRESAQTSLSYCRSHAGEYGIDPDVFAASDIHIHIPAGAVSKEGPSAGVSITLALLSLLTGRPIRQDVASTGELSLLGEVLPVGGIREKLMAAQAAGVGIVILPQGCARRVDDIEEDVVRDLDIRFVSTMEEAAGIALCDSPTPDDNA
- a CDS encoding sigma-54-dependent transcriptional regulator translates to MSAGSILVIEDERIARENLTFALTSSGHKTTALASAEEGLRELEKNDYDLVITDLMLPGIDGLQLLDRIRSHHPQTFVIMVTGHATVSNAVTAMQKGAHSYVAKPVKLDELRLQVERALEQHALSAEVQRLRELVAQGKSDFPLVGESDVFVKLKKTVRQLAQMDCNVLIQGETGTGKELVAQGIHQLSRRSEERFMAINCGTFTAELMDKELFGHEKEAFTGANRGQKGILEVADGGTVFFDEIGELPLNMQVKLLRVLQERNFLRVGGTKEIPVDIRVLAATNCDLQEMVDRGEFRQDLYYRLNVVTLQAPPLREHREDIPILIGHFLEKHRQPGQTISSISQDTLNVLMRYAFPGNVRELENIVQRALALGQGTSFTPDLLPAEICDAGTEAPLPTLEDLEKSHIRKVLAASAGNKTQAARILGIDRVSLWRKIKRYHLE
- a CDS encoding sensor histidine kinase; this encodes MFRPNLRHTIIIGIAIFTLAFGGIALLSLSNINQLEQEVTLVERADDLRNLILEIRREEKNFFLYHDKGVLSLNRHNIQKAATLLQTLSEEIDTPPGREHGRALKQGLARYNVLLGELDASPSAVMENAPKAQALREAGQSMVEHSIAIAEFERQSVLTINHKLRTTLVIAMGVVAIVVLALVIFVSKSILGPLRRVHEATRSIAQGTFEPLAVKNAEDEIQQVFVALNSMVEELNKRQTQLVQAQKLSSIGTLASGIAHQLNNPLNNISTSAQLLSEQTAGQNPFADKMMDNIAQETVRARDIVKGLLEFSRHKDFSPRPCNIKKVITSALQLVSSQIGPRITVNVRVADEVTLYLDRQRFNEALINLIINATQAIGDEEGTIEIESYRDADHKIITIADSGPGIPPEILQRIFDPFFSTKEVGQGTGLGLYVVYGIIEEHNGSIRVESAPGQGTKFFIRLPLNPEKTA